CTGAAAGACCTCCAAGTGAAACAAACTGGAAGGACgacttgaagaaagtctGTTTGAGACATAGAGAGAAAGGACGCAGGAAGACCACCGTTATTGTTGCTGAAGGTGCTATTGATGACCAACTGAACCCTATCACTTCTGAAGAGGTGAAAGATGTACTAGTGGAGATTGGTTTGGACACTCGTATTACCCGTCTAGGACATGTCCAAAGAGGTGGAGCTCCGTGTGCTTTTGATAGATTCTTGGCCACTGTTCAAGGTGTTGATGCTGTTAGGGCTGTTTTAGAAAGCACCCCAGCAATTCCTTCTCCTGTCATCAGCATTTTGGAGAACAAAATTGTTCGCCAGCCGTTGGTGGAATCTGTTGCTCAAACAAAGACTGTCAGTGATGCTATCGAGGCCAAGGATTTCGAtaaagctttgaaattaaGAGACCAAGAGTTTGCCACATCATATGAGAGCTTCCTGTCCGTTTCCAAGTATGACGATGGATCATATCTAGTACCAGAGAGCTCAAGATTAAATATTGCCATCATCCATGTGGGAGCTCCAACATCTGCGTTGAATCCTGCCACAAGAGTTGCTACTTTGAACTCGTTGGCAAAAGGACACAGAGTTTTTGCTATTCGAAACGGATTTGCAGGATTAATTCGCCACGGCGCTGTACGAGAGCTCAACTGGATTGATGTTGAGGACTGGCACAACACAGGTGGGTCGGAGATTGGTACCAACAGAAGTCTTCCTAGTGATGATATGGGCACTGTGGCGTACTACTTCCAGCAATACAAGTTTGATGGTCTTATTATTATCGGTGGATTTGAAGCTTTCACAGCTCTGTACCAGCTGGACGCAGCTCGTGCTCAGTATCCTATCTTCAATATTCCAATGTGTTGTCTTCCAGCTACTGTTTCTAATAACGTTCCTGGTACCGAGTATTCCTTAGGGTCTGACACATGTCTAAACACCTTGTCTGGATACTGTGATGCTGTGAAACAATCTGCTTCTGCtagtagaagaagaacatttGTTGTGGAAGTTCAAGGTGGATACTCAGGATATCTTGCCAGCTACGCTGGTCTGATCACAGGAGCTTTGGCTGTTTATACTCCTGAAAACCCAATCAACCTTCAAACAGTGCAGGAAGACATTGAATTGTTGACTCGAACATACGAGGAAGACGATGGTAAGAACAGATCGGGTAAAATCTTTATTCATAATGAAAAGGCTTCAAAGGTTTACACCACGGATCTGATTGCTGCTATCATAGGTGAAGCTGGAAAGGGTAGGTTTGAGAGCCGTACTGCCGTGCCTGGTCATGTACAACAGGGTAAATCTCCCTCATCTATTGACCGGGTTAATGCCTGCAGACTGGCTATCAAATGTTGTAACTTCATCGAGGACGCCAATTTCCAGGTGAAACACAATGCCAATTTGAGCGCCGACGAACGTCATTTGAGATTCTTTTACGATGACGGAGTTAAGACATCTGCAGTGAGCGGCAAATCTTCCGTGATAGATGATAACACGTCAGTGGTCATTGGAATCCAAGGTTCCGAGGTTACATTCACTCCTGTAAAACAGCTATGGGAGAAGGAAACTCATCATAAGTGGCGAAAGGGTAAGAACGTTCATTGGGAGCAGTTGAACATTGTCTCTGACCTCTTGAGTGGTCGTTTGTCTATTCGTACCACGTAAAAGACGGATCAAATCGGTTGTTTGGGTACTAAAGACaatccattttttttctttctctcgAGCTGGATGAAACTAGTGCATGTACGAATCCGTGTGTAATCTACTGGGATGCTTATTTTACGCatttttgttgataaaaATAGAGACCTACTACTACTCCTGATTTCAAGCCTTTCTACCTGtaagtttcttttttttttgctggTGACAATAgcctttttttttacctTTTTTGCCATCGTTGCGTCCTGTATAGCTTCTTAAATGTCTCCGCAACAATTTTTATGGGAGCAATAGATTACCTCTGGTTTTACTCGTAACCTCTAGGGTTAATAGGCCCATTAAATTGGCTATGGGAATGCGAGTGATATGGCTTCAACTATAGAGAGTGCGGATTATTGTTCATTTTCTACTGTATGCAAGATGTGGCATTTTTCTTATTGTGGTGAAAGGTACCGCTGCCCCTCAATTGGTTGCATACTGAAACGACAAGTTGAGTCGAGTCCCTGGAAAATCCTACCAGTTGCAGGCAAAATAAGTCAACCACGCCGATCATCACAGCGAAAAGAGTTGCATTTGGTTTTGAGAGACGGTGTTTTGGTAAACAGCAAGCCCCAATGCAAACGATCATACCG
This window of the Komagataella phaffii GS115 chromosome 2, complete sequence genome carries:
- a CDS encoding Alpha subunit of heterooctameric phosphofructokinase involved in glycolysis is translated as MPEPSISALSFTSFVTNDDKLFEETFNFYTKLGFHATRSYVKDNRSDFELTGISTDSIKEIWLESFPLSEVVETSAGRELRKPLQESVGYQSEALLGYSPYQSDGVVIKLRLSNHDLQKNKDLPGEVTFFTASIDKLRAKLIEIGAEIIPSEIDLVEFSTKDPMGDVISFSSYPSLSSKKITSPDFFLHPKKEVRSQESIVEQVKSEEGKKKIAIITSGGDAPGMNAAVRAVTRAGIFYGCKVYACYEGYTGLVKGGDMLKELQWQDVRGLLSIGGTIIGTARSKEFRERWGRLQACYNMVSNGIDALVVCGGDGSLTGADLFRNEWPELIKELLGEGKITKEQYETHRNLTIVGLVGSIDNDMCGTDSTIGAYSSLERIIELVDYIDATAASHSRAFVVEVMGRHCGWLGLMSGIATGADYIFIPERPPSETNWKDDLKKVCLRHREKGRRKTTVIVAEGAIDDQLNPITSEEVKDVLVEIGLDTRITRLGHVQRGGAPCAFDRFLATVQGVDAVRAVLESTPAIPSPVISILENKIVRQPLVESVAQTKTVSDAIEAKDFDKALKLRDQEFATSYESFLSVSKYDDGSYLVPESSRLNIAIIHVGAPTSALNPATRVATLNSLAKGHRVFAIRNGFAGLIRHGAVRELNWIDVEDWHNTGGSEIGTNRSLPSDDMGTVAYYFQQYKFDGLIIIGGFEAFTALYQLDAARAQYPIFNIPMCCLPATVSNNVPGTEYSLGSDTCLNTLSGYCDAVKQSASASRRRTFVVEVQGGYSGYLASYAGLITGALAVYTPENPINLQTVQEDIELLTRTYEEDDGKNRSGKIFIHNEKASKVYTTDLIAAIIGEAGKGRFESRTAVPGHVQQGKSPSSIDRVNACRLAIKCCNFIEDANFQVKHNANLSADERHLRFFYDDGVKTSAVSGKSSVIDDNTSVVIGIQGSEVTFTPVKQLWEKETHHKWRKGKNVHWEQLNIVSDLLSGRLSIRTT